The Thermodesulfobacteriota bacterium genome window below encodes:
- a CDS encoding peroxiredoxin has translation MCLVTRQAPDFDAEAVLPDNSFGRVKLSQYRGRYVILYFYPLDFTFVCPTEILAFHHRLADFQERGCAILGVSVDSVYTHFAWRNTAINDGGIGCIGYPLVADLTKCIARDYGVLLEAGVALRGLFLIDKEGIVRHQVVNDLPLGRSVDEALRMLDALQFYEAHGEVCPADWRPGEEGMKPNASGVADYLAKKHGG, from the coding sequence ATGTGTCTTGTCACCCGTCAGGCCCCGGACTTCGATGCCGAGGCGGTCCTGCCCGACAACAGCTTCGGCCGGGTCAAGCTGTCCCAGTACCGCGGCCGCTATGTGATCCTCTACTTCTATCCTTTGGACTTCACCTTCGTCTGTCCGACGGAGATTTTGGCCTTCCACCACCGGCTGGCCGACTTCCAGGAGCGGGGCTGCGCCATCCTCGGGGTGTCCGTGGATTCGGTCTACACCCACTTCGCCTGGCGCAACACGGCCATCAACGATGGCGGCATCGGCTGCATCGGCTATCCCCTGGTGGCGGATCTCACCAAGTGCATCGCCCGGGACTATGGGGTGCTGCTGGAGGCGGGGGTGGCCCTGCGGGGCCTGTTCCTGATCGACAAGGAGGGGATCGTCCGCCATCAGGTGGTGAACGACCTGCCCCTGGGCCGCAGCGTCGACGAGGCGCTACGCATGCTGGACGCCCTGCAGTTCTACGAGGCCCACGGCGAGGTCTGCCCCGCCGACTGGCGGCCTGGCGAGGAGGGCATGAAGCCCAATGCGTCCGGCGTCGCCGACTACCTGGCCAAGAAGCACGGGGGCTGA